CTATATCATTTATGAGTTTCTTTTTCACTCATTTAATTTCAATTACATAGATATATTActttttgtgaattttacttTTATACCTAGCTAAAATTAGTTGCATGggttatataattttttttaaaataaaatttgtgaACACAATGCTTGATGTCATATACATAGTGAagaataatattttcaattctATTGAAATTTAATATGATTTCAATTTCATTAATGGTTTTTATTTACACAGTTCACAACTCCTTTATTTCTCTAATTGTTCTATTGTTTATCGAATATACTAAAAGACTAGTAAATCGttgataatataaatgaaataaACGGTGGGTTTAGATTTTAATTATTTGGACTAAAATATTACAACGAATGTAATTTTGACCCCTTTTTTAATATCGAAAGTAGACCCTTTTTTGGATCATTTTTATAGCGGAATTGGacccgattttttttttcccccgGTTGGTAGACTATAAGAAATTCATTCGTACCCCCATTTCTCAAATCCTAGATCCGCCACTGCTTGGGAGTCTTTGATgagtaaattaaattaaaccaaaaaaattCCAGCAGGAAATATGCAAGATTGCAAGCACTGATCGATTATATTTGAATAGATTAATTGGTGTGTTAACTACCTAATCGCACTGCAACGATGCTACGTTTATTATTTTGCATGCAACAGCATTGATTAGTTTGGTGTACGTGTTTGGTTATAAATTGCACTGCAACATTTCTACAATTGTTATTGCATGCAACAGCAATACAGCATGCATTTACTTGTTTGGTGTGTTTTGGTGATCAATTGTATAACTAATGTTGTGTCAAGCCCGCGTGCCTTGGGTCTATCTTTCTATCTAGGCTCTATGTCACTAGTAATATGCCGATTTTTGCTCATCGATCTGTACCTAAACCTAGATCTGAATGAAGATGAACCGACCTCTACAAATTATGTAGAATATATACTCTTCTAGTTCCTAACAAAAAAGTAAGTGATACGGAGAGCTAATTAAGTTATGTTATGATATTATTCTTTCAAAATTCCTCAttaaaattttgcaaaaaaGGGTCAATATTCAAAccctaataataattattatattattctATACTCCATATATTAGACTCTTAGCTTGTTACGTTAGTACGTTGTTGTAACTTCCTATTTTCGTGGTGTAAGTTGCAAATTTGTGTACAAAATAACATTATTTGGAAACGAATGTAGTATTTGAAAATTCAATTaagctttgtttttcttttcatcTTTGCGCGCATGTGCGTATGTATCATGTACCTTCATAATCGTCGTTGTGTCATTTCCTAGACTCTGGTTGGTACATACAAATTTATTCATGGTCTCTCAATACCACTATAAGTAATTAAGCCCACCCTTCTCGTACCAATCAACAAATATACATGCACTACACAAATTAAgctagccttttgtctttctCATTTTTCTTCACTTAAAGTAAGACATGGAATTCCTAGATATGCTCTTACTCCTCCTAGCAACAATCTTTCTCCCACTAGGGTTTCGACGATGGTTCACCACCATCAAGGGCCCGAAGAACCTCCCCCCGGGCCCTCCAGGGTGGCCCATCGTCGGATACCTCTTCCATTTCATCCTCCAACGTCGGCCTTTCGTGTACGTTATCCGAGATCTACGAAAGATATACGGGCCCATCTTCACTATACAGATGGGTCAGAAGACATTTGTCATCCTCACGGATGCGAAACTCATCCATGAGGCCCTTGTTCAACGGGGCACACTCTTCGCGAACCGGCCCGACGAGTCCCCCACCCGGTGGATTTTCAGCTTCGGCAAGTGTGACATAAACTCCGCGAAGTATGGCCCGTTATGGCGTGCCCTACGGAGGAATTTCACCACCGAGTTGGTGGGCTCGGCACGAGTGAAGCAATGCGGGTGGGTGAGGAAGTGGGCCTTAGAGAACCATATGGGCCGGGTCAAGGAGGAAGCCCAGGAAAAAGGCTACGTTGAGGTGATGAGCCAATGTAGGCTTACTATATGTAGCATATTAATCTGCCTTTGCTTTGGAGCTAAGTTATCTGATGAGTATGCAAAAAACATTGATAGTGTTTTTAAGGAAGTATTGCGTATGCCTTTGCCGAAGCTTCCAGACTTCCTGCCGATTCTGACCCCGTTGGTTGCCCGGGGTCAGTTGAGGCGGGCCAAGGAGCTTAGGAGAAAGCAAATGGAGATAATTGGCCCGCTTGTGCAGGCCCGTAAGGCTTTTGTTGAGAGCGGCGAAAACCCAAAAAGTAGCTCACTCAGGCCCGGCCATAAGGAGGTCCGGTCGGATCTCCAGCACAGGGCCCAAAAATTCGGGGgcccaaaaaataataaagactgtTGGACTAAaactgaaaaaaaataaaaaaaaaatctacttcTCTTTCCCTTCCCCGTAACTTCCTAAAACAATTTCCAACAATGACgcctcttcaaattctctctcctttccaATTCCCATGGTGATTTCCAAAAATGGGTCAATTAATTCCCTTAATAATAATCAGCTCTCCACGACTCAACCATTCCTCTTCTCGCTCCATgactctcactttctctctctgccGTTCAAGCCTTTCTCTACCAGGTAATTTTCTTATGCTAAAACCTCGAgatttgatttttgttgttgttgttgttgttgttgttgtgcttGATTGTAATTTTTCGATTTCAATTTTCAGTTAGGGTTTTGAAATCGAGTGGTTCTTTCAAGAAAATCGAGTAGTTCTTTCAATTTTCGGTTATGGTTTTGAAAATCGAGTGGTTATTTTGATGGATTTGGAACTCTCAGGAGGAATGAACGCGGTGGAATTTGGCCAATTAGGTAGGGTTTATTGAAGATTTTGGGTTTAATTTATCCATTTGATTGTTGTTGTTACTGGGTAATTTGTAGAGTTTAATTGCAAATTGAAAGCATGCATGGAGTAATTTGTTAATATTTAATAGTTATATTATCTTTACTAATATAacttgtactccgtattatatttttgtaaatatTCCGTAGCAATATTTTGTGAATAGTCAAAGCCGTTAGCATATCCTGTTAGTATATCATGGCTTGATTGGCTTGATTAGCTTGATTGATTCCTTGATTTAATTAAGGAATCAAATCAAAACAATATTACCTTAGCTTGTATATAAGTATTTGACTGCAAATGAATAAAGGCACGGAAATATCTTCTAATAATATTGTTCATCTATTATCACCCattaattcataaaaaaaaatacctatAAGTAGTTCAATGAATAAATTTTCATATATTAGATATGTTTCAAGAGGGGAAGTTCGATATTTCTTATTGCAAGTAATCGACAGTTTGTCAATGAATGTAAAGAGGGCCTCATATGAACTTTAGTTATACGCTCAGCACAGGGCCACCAAATCGCCGGAGCCGGCCCTGAGCTCACTTCATATGGAGAGCCCGGTCGGGGCGGCCTACGTGGACTCTCTCTTTAGCCTTGATATACCGGAAAGGCCCGGCGGGCTTGGTGAGGAAGCGTTGGTGACTTTGTGCTCGGAGGTGATCAATGGTGGAACTGACACTAGCGCCACCGTAGTTGAGTGGGCCCTCTTCCACCTTGTGTTAGACCAAAGGGTAAGATATTCCAAAATTCCTAGTACTAATTTAAGAATGTGCTTCAGAAAATTGTGTTCGCATTATTGTACTAACGTTTGCCTTTGACGGTCTAAATTTACATTAATTACACTAACGTTGTgataataatatttaaaaatcttgtATAGGTAGCTTTAACTGCTACTACatctgtctctttttgttctttacgttttccttttttggtatttcaaaaaattctttacattttcttttatattatcacataaatgacttagtattttatcaaaatttgtgtccaattattattttagccaattaaattcattgggtcatttaatctctcatacttttctattgggacattaaatttttctcatttcccaatatcagaattttgataaaagtgaaatcattataaataaacgtaatttatcggaatctcgatgcaaattaattatttgttaaaacgcgtgaaaaataccaaacgtaaaaaacaaaaagagacagagggagtacatatAAAAAGgtaaaaatgaaaatttcacTTATCTTAAAATTGACGAAGGATATTCAATTGAAATTACATATCTTAggtagaaaatgaaaaaataatcgAAACAATTACTTATCTTAAAATTGACGCATGATATTGtcactcatttttttttaaatgactaAATTACTtccaatttagaacatgagttaaATGACTAAAGTTAAGGACAGAGGGGAACGACCGCGATCGTTAAGATTCATTATTAATCAAACAAAATGCTTATTTGTATATATCCCTAAGGGTTGCATGTATTATTTCTTGATTTTATTTGATcatacaaattcttatttaaaaagtaactcaaaatgttttaaagttaaCCCGATATATGTAAAAATTATATACCCCCTCTGTTCCAATTTATTCGTTACATTTATCTTTGcataaagttttaggtgatagaTGTGATATGAGTTAGtggattatttttttttaattgaatgagggAGAGTGtagagacaaaaaaaaaattagtgaaaaaaggagacaatataataattgtggggtcattcttaATTTAGacgtgtaacaactaatttgggacgaaGGAAAATgagagtgtaacaactaatttggacAGATGGAGtactttttagtgataaatttttccATTTTAACAAAAATTAGGGAAATTATTCATTCACaataactaataatgtataaaattaatcatttaaccatttaaaaatgtTCATTTATCAAAaaactgggtaaaagttataCCAATATacataaatttattttacacaTTGTGCACACAACACCCTCTTAATTTGATCAACTGTCACTCATTAAATGATTTACTACAAATGTCTCATTATCCACCATACTTGCAGGCTCAACATGAATTGTACAAAGAAATAGTGGAAGTGGTAGGGGAGAATGGAGTTGTTACCGAGGATGACCTAGAGAAGATGCCTTTCCTCAACGCCATCATCAAGGAGACACTACGGCGACACCCGCCTACCCACCTTCTTCTCTCTCATGCCGCGACGGAGGACGCCGTCTTAGGCGGCTACACCATCCCAAAAGATGCAAACCTCGAGATTTACACGCCATGGGTGACCCAAGACCCGGCCCTGTGGACTGACCCGGAAGAGTTCCAGCCCGAGAGATTCTTGCCGGGGGGAGAAGGGTATGAGGTAGACTGGACGGGCAACCGGGGGGTTCGGATGATTCCCTTTGGAGCGGGCAGGCGGATCTGCCCTGCTTGGAGTTTGGGTATCGTGCATGTGGGTTTGTTGCTTGCTAGGATGGTGCATGCTTTTAAATGGGTTCCTTTCCCGGGTAGCCAGCCCGACCCGACTGAAACATTTGCTTTTACTATGGTGATGAAAAACCCTCTTAAGGCTGTAATATTACCTAGGTCTTGATTCATGGTGTACCAATTTTTAGTGTTAATTTTCAAATTGAGTTGGTACGGTATATTAAGAAATTTTAGTGTGATGATGATATGTAAACTATGGTGATATAAGAATATGATATATCCGTATAGACCTTGTTATATGTACACGTAgtaattgattgttatagtttttcggtattttttaatttattttagggGATGATGTATGTTCGGCTATATAATTAAGTATTTAACGTATTTTCTAAATTGAAACTAAACATGTCAAACCAGTCACCGATTTGAGTAATTAGAGCTTAGTGCAAAtatatattttggtcaaatatcaagctcaagaaaataaaatttaaattatttaatatagCAATTGGAACATCGCTCGAACTACACACTATGTACCAATGGAAAAAACAAAAGTACAAGGTATCATTGAGAATTTCCTTTCATTTGATTATCAGACActagtagacctgtcaaacgggtcggtcgggtcgggttgtaaagaATTACTttcggattcgggttgaatcgggtcggtcactttcgggttcgggtttgcaaatgcttgttcaagacccagaactttcgggttcgggttgacccaacgggttgagagattttaaaacgcgcattatattttcattaatttaggttataaatatacaaaatattgggacaaattaacaaattttcctacgaaagtttatatttagtcaaattcaaccataaaatggcgtataattcaaattaaaatcatattacacacaaaaatagtaaaaacaacgtgtctattatgcttaaattttctcataatctcatttattactgtaaatacaatgattttcaatcggtcgggtccaaaacgggttcggtcaggttttgacccattcattttcgggttgctcgggttcggataaaatcgggttacgggtcacaaaatcttgttcaggacccagtattttcgggtcgggttcggatcggttttcgggtcgggtcgggtcgatttttgacagctctagacACTAGTATAGTattcttgtcaaaaaaaaaaaaataacacaataaaacaGAAACAAAACGTTTGTTCAGCCTAACCTTATAAATTATGGGCCTTTGTGCAGCCTTTTTACTTGAGGtccaagaagaaaaagaagtggACCTTTTATCACAAGGgaaaactatggaaaacaaaaatgcaaattactccgtattatttttttatttatttttttggtgttagcattcgattcacccttagggttataactatccggattcggggcgcgcgattctgggtggataggttctagtcccctcccaattattgttgcgggggatcgaacacgggtcctccctaccaagttcagctccaatcaccactgaaccaacagacaattggtaAATAACTCCGTATTATTAGGAGATTTTTTACAGTTTACTTTTCCATATTACAAAAACTTCTTGGAAAATAGTTAcactttttaataaaataggATGCTTTAGACATTGTGATCAAATAGTAATATGGAGTATTCAATTAATTGTACTATACAATTAACTActtccctccgtctctttttgtttttacgtttggtatttttcacgcgttttaacgattaattaatttgcatcgggattcctcaatttttttatttaaacaagataaattacgtttatttataatgtttttacttttatcaaaattctgatattgggaaatgggaaaattttaatgtcccaatggaaaagtgtgaaaaatataatgtcccaatgaatttaattggctaaaataataattggacacaaattttgatagaataacaagtcatttatgtgataatataaaaggaaatgtaaagaacattttgaaatacccaaaaaggaaaacgtaaaaaacaaaaagagacagggGGAGTAGTTATACTTCCTAATCAAATACCCCTGTCCCTTTTTGTTAtttacgtttggtattatgCACACGATTTAATGAATAATTAACGTGGGTTTGAGATTCcttcctttttttaaaaaaacaatgcaaattacgtttatttataatgttttcacttatATCCAAAAACTGACATTGGAAaaatgtgaaaaaattaatgctccaatgaaaaagtgtgagataTTAAATGCCCCAATGAAATTGATTTGTTAAAATAATCTTTGGGtacaattttgacaaaataataaggcatttatgtgataatataaaaggaaatattctCAATATAAAGAACAAAATGAGACACCTTAAACAGAATACGTTAAGAACAAAAAGGGACGATGATTTCATAGCCTGGTTTTAGTTGTCAGTTTGTTGGGACTTAAAATGTTCCTCTAAATTACAATGCTGTAACTCATTGATGTATTCGACAATGGGCCATTATGGTCAATGAATGCAATAAAACGCCAATtcctatcaaaaaaaaaaaaaaaaaagggacgaAAAAAGTAGTTATATTTtctaatcaaatagttataattTATTACTGTatagttatattttttttaatgatgacATAAATGATATTATATGCATGATTCACAGAAAACATAAACCTAGTTTTTTCATTTTGGTGTTTTCCAACAAGTCCATTATTCTATACGTATCAACTTTTCGCATTGTACCAAGCTATGACTATTTCATTTACCAAAGAAATTAGTAAATCCACATTTATGGAAAATTATTATTTCAAGGGTAAAATTATTTCTACCAAAAAAATCTATCATTTTCTCAATAATTTACTTGAAAAAGTATAATTATTGTGGAACAATCACATACGGAGTACCAAAATGTTGGTTATTTTaaaagagagaagaaagagcTTTATTCTATTACGTGAACAATTCGCGCGTAGACAAATTTAACAATACCTCCCTTATCCCAATCGACACTCTGTCACTCCCTAGATTCGGAGAACCGTCTTTTCGCAAGATAACATAAATATTTACGATTATACCACTCAACTTCAAATCGCGCGAGTGGGTCTTTTCATACTTTCTCGAGGTTTATAAAAAGCGTATAAATATAGAAGAGGAAGGAGCTATAAGAGCTCATTAGTCATTTTTCCTCTAATTATAGTTTCATTTCAAAAATTCTGTGATCGTGCGATAAACCCTAGGAGAGAGAATTTGAAAAGGCGAGAGAAATCAAGATGACTGGAGAAattgacaacaacaacaatggtgGAAACAGTGCTTTTAACGAGGATAAGAAACCTGCTACTGATCAATCTACTCACATCAATCTCAAGGTCAAGGGtcaggtaatttttttttttataggctTTTTATTTTAGCTTTTCGTCGATTTTTTTCAACTCCGAGTTATTTTGAGTTAATTTTGAGTTCCTGTGCTGATGAATTTGTACAATTGTACTTTGGAATAATTTGAATGGAGGTATTTCCTTATTTGGCGATTGTCGGATTGTGTTGGTTTGAATCGTTGTATGACTAAATTGAGCATGCATGTGAAAATAAGCAGTTCAGATTTTCATTtatgtaaggttgatttttgttgaattctGTACATTTTTACGGTTCTATTCAAGTATTCGATTTTTGATTGTCCATCTTAGTCAATTGAACTAGCAGAGATTAAAGTCTGTTTGTGCGGCTTCTGAATTGCTGTCGAATTCTTTATCCTTTAGTACGATGTCTATAGATTAATGGATCGTTATTTTGTATAAGAACTCTTGAGACTTGGTGTcctaaaagagaagaaaaatagaaaaaaccTTTTATCTATCTATATTTGGAAAAGAAACCAAAAAACTGTCACACACACATGACACATCGCATGTATAACGTTCAATATTCTAGCAGTTCATTGCTTATGATGTTCTTTAATTTTGGCTACTAACCGAGTAGCTGTTTCTCGGAGCGATTGAGTGTCTATATTTGCTCCTCGCAACGATCACGAACACTTATAATTActattataataattatttgtCCTGTGATTGAATCCTTGTGGAAAAATGATCACAGTGCTTGATACTCTTGGGGAGCATTATTAGAAGAGTTGGGTGGTAGATTTGAGTTAAGTAGCATTTAATTGTTGAGGTTAATGGATAAGTGTTGATACATTGTTGCACTTAAGGGTAGTGGTGGACAAGGCTGTTTTACCAAACTAGCCGGTTGAGGAGAGTACTTGCAACTTGTTTCAGGCTTTGGCAGGCTAGCTAGAAAAAAACAAAGAGGCATAACTTTATTTTGGAAGAAAAATAGAGTATGTCAAAAGTTAGCTCTGTTTGCTCTGAGTGGCTCTATTCCAATGTGGTTTGACATTGGAACCATAAGCAGAACtgaattgaagagagagagagagtgctaAACGAAGAGAGAGAAGGAAAGCACTAAGTGAGAGAATTTGGTTCTGTTACTGAGTTTTGTAGACGAAGACAAGGAAGTCGACTTAGTGTGTTGGCTATTAGAAGTACCCTTTCAAAATGATGCACTATGGGAAAAAGTGCGTGGTGTATGAAATATGGTGGCTGGCCGGTTGAAATTAAAGGAATTAAAGAAAAAGGATCGAGAGAAGTAGCTTTCTACCTTGATTGAGTGCTGTCATAAGAATATTTTATGAAAGGCGAGGCAACATAAATTAATGATGATTATTATGGTAACATTACACAGTTAGCTTGTTCTGTATCCTGGATTTATCTgcaatatttccttttattgTTGTTGGTAGTCTCTTTTGTCTTGGTTAACAcgttttcttgttttattgaagGATGGCAATGAGACATTCTTTAGGACCAAGCGCACAACAGCTTTGAAGAAGCTTATGGGTGCTTACTGTGACCGTCAATCTGTTGACGTGGAATCCATTGCTTTCTTGTTTGATGGTCGTCGACTTCGTGGAGAACAGACTCCTGATGAGGTGAATGTcttgaaatattttttattcaagTCTTTTTTGTCTTTCTTTCTTTAGAGTTTCTTATTGACCATTTATCCCTGGTACTGCATACGGAGTATTACGaatcttttatctttttttttgacggggcaTACCGCATATGACGATTCTAAGATAATAGAACCTGTTTTGGAGAACCTGTTTTGGAAAAAGTGAAAAAGTCGCATCTCTAGCTCATTTTTTCAAATCCTCACTAAAGGTTGTGGTTGACATGAACATTATGAGAGCAAAGTGATTTGACTTCCGTTAAAGTAAACTACTCGGACAAGAGGTCCTCGTTCTTGCTAAAAAGAGGCTTTATCTTTTGCATCTCGGTATCCTTGATTTTGATTCAAATGACATGCTCTGAGTTTGATCATAGTCCATGGACAATTGGTACTTGTGTAAATAAGGAGTATTATTTTGTGGAAACttcatttaataatttaatgactTTTTTCCTTTGTGGTGTTTAACCTTACTTCAGCTGGAGATGGAAGATGGTGATGAGATTGATGCAATGCTGCACCAGACTGGAGGTTACTAATGGAGATATATTGCGAATAGATTAGAATTactgttttattattattagtagtaTGCTATTATTAGCTTTGTTAAGGGAGGGTGAAAAAGTTTTTCAGAACCCAATTTTCACTCATACTGCCGATCTTGGGGACGTTGATCTCTAAATATTATTATCCCGTAGTACACTAGTACTCTGTATCCATGAAGTTGAACTTAAGGGAAACAGGAATGTTATATGCAAAGTTCTTTATTGTAGCTAATTTTTTCGGAAGCTTTCAACTTTGTTTTCAATTAACTTATTGTTTTTCGCTAGTTTGAGCAAAAACACAGGTGAAATCCCTGTATATATTTTCAATTGGAATTCAgggacttttttttttactttcaacTACCAAATATATCCAACTTATCATGTTCATCTAGTTCTGCCAAGGAACCCAGGATTTAGACCCCGTGTTTTTGGACTTTATTTCAATATCATTTAGTTCAGTTCAACTCCATTTATTTCAATTTAGCCAAATAAACCCACATTCCATCTTATTTTGCCAAGTTTACAAATTATACAAAGAAAGGAATCAAGGATTCAGACCCGTTCTTTGGACTTTATTCTAATTCCatcca
This sequence is a window from Spinacia oleracea cultivar Varoflay chromosome 1, BTI_SOV_V1, whole genome shotgun sequence. Protein-coding genes within it:
- the LOC110802832 gene encoding cytochrome P450 77A4-like; amino-acid sequence: MEFLDMLLLLLATIFLPLGFRRWFTTIKGPKNLPPGPPGWPIVGYLFHFILQRRPFVYVIRDLRKIYGPIFTIQMGQKTFVILTDAKLIHEALVQRGTLFANRPDESPTRWIFSFGKCDINSAKYGPLWRALRRNFTTELVGSARVKQCGWVRKWALENHMGRVKEEAQEKGYVEVMSQCRLTICSILICLCFGAKLSDEYAKNIDSVFKEVLRMPLPKLPDFLPILTPLVARGQLRRAKELRRKQMEIIGPLVQARKAFVESGENPKSSSLHMESPVGAAYVDSLFSLDIPERPGGLGEEALVTLCSEVINGGTDTSATVVEWALFHLVLDQRAQHELYKEIVEVVGENGVVTEDDLEKMPFLNAIIKETLRRHPPTHLLLSHAATEDAVLGGYTIPKDANLEIYTPWVTQDPALWTDPEEFQPERFLPGGEGYEVDWTGNRGVRMIPFGAGRRICPAWSLGIVHVGLLLARMVHAFKWVPFPGSQPDPTETFAFTMVMKNPLKAVILPRS
- the LOC110803629 gene encoding small ubiquitin-related modifier 1 — translated: MTGEIDNNNNGGNSAFNEDKKPATDQSTHINLKVKGQDGNETFFRTKRTTALKKLMGAYCDRQSVDVESIAFLFDGRRLRGEQTPDELEMEDGDEIDAMLHQTGGY